A single region of the Mycobacterium lentiflavum genome encodes:
- a CDS encoding 2Fe-2S iron-sulfur cluster-binding protein, with the protein MREPEAFQRAALTATTEETPRVADPTSNGAEPGTVTIYLERKKASVPLVPGETLLESARRAGLDPPFNCEAGNCGTCMARLEDGHATMRINDALDDDEVEDGYILTCQGVPDSDSVTVRYE; encoded by the coding sequence ATGAGGGAACCCGAAGCGTTCCAGCGTGCGGCGCTGACCGCGACGACCGAGGAGACTCCAAGGGTGGCAGATCCCACATCGAACGGTGCCGAGCCCGGCACGGTGACGATCTACCTGGAACGCAAGAAGGCGTCGGTGCCGCTGGTTCCGGGCGAGACGCTCCTGGAAAGCGCGCGGCGGGCGGGACTCGATCCGCCGTTCAACTGCGAGGCCGGCAACTGTGGCACCTGCATGGCCCGCCTCGAGGACGGACACGCGACCATGCGGATCAACGACGCTCTCGACGACGACGAAGTAGAAGACGGCTACATTTTGACGTGCCAAGGCGTACCCGATTCGGATTCCGTCACGGTGCGCTACGAATAG
- a CDS encoding proline iminopeptidase-family hydrolase — translation MTQSEGTIAVPGGNVWFKRVGGGPGLPLLAIHGGPGVPHNYLLSLQRLADEREVIFWDQLGCGNSQCPSDPTLWTMDRSVAEVDAVIGALGLERFHMFGNSWGGMLAQQYLLDIPSTAASLTISNSIASIPAFSQMVGRLKRDLDPDTQSAIDHHEAAGTTQSPEYQDAIRTWNETYLCRVHPWPAELQEAFIRMGAEVFETMFGPSDFRIVGNISNWDVFDRLPELDLPTLIVAGRYDECDHEHMYAMHRRIRDSRFQLFESSSHMPFIEEPALFDEVMRDFLGHHDD, via the coding sequence ATGACTCAGTCGGAGGGGACCATCGCGGTTCCGGGCGGAAATGTTTGGTTCAAGCGCGTCGGCGGTGGGCCCGGTCTTCCCCTGCTGGCGATCCACGGCGGGCCCGGCGTGCCGCACAACTATTTGCTGTCGCTGCAACGCCTGGCCGATGAACGCGAGGTCATTTTCTGGGACCAGCTTGGCTGCGGCAATTCGCAATGCCCGTCGGACCCCACCCTTTGGACGATGGACCGTTCGGTCGCCGAAGTGGACGCCGTCATCGGTGCGCTAGGCCTGGAACGCTTCCACATGTTCGGCAATTCGTGGGGCGGAATGCTGGCGCAGCAGTACCTGCTCGACATCCCGTCTACCGCGGCCAGCCTGACCATCTCGAACAGCATCGCGTCCATCCCCGCGTTCTCGCAGATGGTCGGCCGGCTCAAGCGTGACTTGGACCCGGATACTCAATCCGCCATCGACCACCACGAAGCCGCCGGCACGACGCAGTCGCCGGAATACCAGGACGCGATCCGCACCTGGAATGAGACGTATCTGTGCCGCGTCCACCCGTGGCCAGCAGAACTTCAGGAAGCGTTCATCCGCATGGGAGCCGAGGTCTTCGAAACGATGTTCGGCCCCAGCGACTTTCGCATCGTCGGGAACATCAGCAATTGGGACGTCTTCGACCGACTGCCCGAACTCGACCTGCCGACCCTCATCGTTGCGGGCCGCTACGACGAATGCGACCACGAGCACATGTATGCCATGCATCGGCGCATCAGGGACTCGAGGTTCCAGTTGTTCGAGTCGAGCTCTCACATGCCCTTCATCGAGGAACCCGCGCTATTCGACGAGGTGATGCGGGACTTCCTGGGCCATCACGACGATTGA
- a CDS encoding acyl-CoA dehydrogenase family protein, translated as MDFRDSPEEAAFRERLRTWLSAHAKEFSGSGDEYWARMADWHRALYENGFFGLSWPRDWGGQDLAPVYDVIVDEELVRAGAPPRPSVGYLVYGIGEHASDEVRKRFLPGIINGTERWCQGFSEPGAGSDLASLTTTATRDGDNYVIHGHKIWTSYSDVADWCLLLARTDPDAKRHRGLSAFVIAMKQPGVQQRPLQMMNGVTNEFGQVFFDGATVPTGRMVGAPGDGWAVAMTVVGHEREPSTLGYAARYGKLVRELLAHWENREGLVPEELAWAVVQSDMLTHHVRRRLSEQLDGVSHGSEGSLDKLLMTWVEQSVGHAALAVAGTRDPDLLSAYLYSRAQSVMGGTSQIQKNIIASRILGLGV; from the coding sequence TTGGACTTTCGTGACTCACCCGAAGAGGCGGCCTTCCGCGAGCGACTGCGCACCTGGCTTTCGGCGCACGCCAAGGAATTCTCCGGATCGGGTGACGAGTACTGGGCGCGGATGGCCGACTGGCATCGCGCCCTGTACGAGAACGGCTTTTTCGGCCTGTCCTGGCCGCGCGATTGGGGCGGGCAAGACCTGGCACCGGTGTACGACGTCATCGTCGACGAGGAGCTGGTGCGAGCCGGGGCTCCGCCACGGCCCAGCGTCGGCTATCTGGTGTACGGCATCGGTGAGCACGCCAGCGATGAGGTCCGCAAGCGCTTCCTGCCCGGCATCATCAACGGCACGGAGCGCTGGTGCCAGGGCTTCAGCGAACCCGGAGCCGGCTCGGATCTCGCGTCGCTGACCACCACCGCCACTCGCGACGGCGACAATTACGTTATCCACGGACACAAGATCTGGACCAGCTACTCCGACGTGGCCGACTGGTGTCTGCTGTTGGCCCGCACCGATCCCGACGCGAAGCGACACCGGGGTCTGTCGGCGTTTGTGATCGCGATGAAACAGCCTGGCGTGCAACAACGCCCGCTGCAGATGATGAACGGCGTCACCAACGAATTCGGCCAGGTGTTCTTCGACGGCGCTACGGTGCCGACCGGTCGGATGGTCGGTGCTCCCGGTGACGGCTGGGCCGTTGCGATGACCGTCGTCGGACACGAACGCGAGCCCTCAACTCTCGGCTACGCCGCGCGATACGGCAAGCTTGTCCGAGAACTGTTGGCGCACTGGGAGAATCGCGAAGGGTTGGTTCCTGAAGAGCTGGCCTGGGCCGTTGTTCAGTCGGACATGCTGACCCACCACGTGCGGCGGCGGCTGTCCGAGCAGCTGGACGGGGTGTCGCACGGCTCGGAAGGTTCACTGGACAAGCTGCTGATGACCTGGGTCGAACAGTCCGTGGGGCACGCCGCTCTGGCGGTCGCCGGGACCCGCGATCCGGATCTGCTCAGCGCCTATCTGTACAGCCGCGCGCAGAGCGTCATGGGCGGGACATCACAGATACAGAAAAACATCATCGCTTCGCGCATCTTGGGATTGGGAGTCTGA
- a CDS encoding DUF4286 family protein — protein MAKGIMLVESRPSSPEREQEYNTWYDEVHLPELVALDGIVSARRLRPVNGEGPYVAIYEIEGDDLQAVLDNMIANAGQLTMSDALLLDPAPIPRLLETTTECDG, from the coding sequence ATGGCCAAGGGCATCATGCTCGTGGAGAGTCGACCCAGTTCGCCCGAACGCGAGCAGGAGTACAACACCTGGTACGACGAGGTCCATCTGCCCGAACTGGTGGCTCTCGACGGAATCGTCTCGGCGCGACGGCTGCGTCCGGTGAACGGTGAGGGCCCCTATGTCGCCATCTACGAAATCGAGGGCGACGATCTGCAGGCCGTCCTGGACAACATGATCGCCAATGCCGGTCAGCTGACGATGTCCGACGCGCTGTTGCTGGATCCCGCGCCGATCCCGCGGCTGCTGGAGACGACGACCGAGTGCGACGGCTAG
- a CDS encoding enoyl-CoA hydratase/isomerase family protein, giving the protein MYDMPAEIDVRADGALRIITLNRPDSLNSVNDDLHSGLARIWQRLTDDPSARAAVITGAGRAFSAGGDFGYLEELSNDAQLRAKTIRDGREIVLGMARCRIPVVAAVNGPAVGLGCSLVALSDLVYIAEDAYLADPHVQVGLVAADGGPLTWPLHISLLLAKEYALTGTRIKAQRAVELGLANHVAADPLADAIACAKKILELPQQAVESTKRVLNIHLERAVLASLDYALSAESQSFLTEDFRANVAKFNAGKNNAAKN; this is encoded by the coding sequence GTGTACGACATGCCTGCTGAAATCGACGTCCGTGCCGACGGTGCCCTGCGGATCATCACGCTGAACCGGCCGGACTCGCTGAACTCGGTCAACGACGACCTGCACTCCGGACTGGCGCGGATATGGCAGCGATTGACCGACGACCCCTCCGCCCGTGCCGCAGTGATCACGGGTGCCGGCAGGGCATTCTCGGCCGGCGGTGACTTCGGGTATCTCGAGGAGCTCTCGAACGATGCGCAGCTGCGAGCCAAGACCATCCGCGACGGGCGCGAGATCGTACTGGGTATGGCGCGCTGCCGAATTCCTGTGGTAGCGGCGGTAAATGGACCAGCCGTCGGTCTCGGTTGCAGCCTGGTCGCACTGAGCGACCTCGTCTATATCGCGGAGGATGCCTACCTCGCCGACCCCCATGTGCAGGTCGGTTTGGTCGCCGCCGACGGTGGCCCGCTTACCTGGCCGCTGCACATCAGCCTGTTGCTGGCCAAGGAGTACGCGCTGACCGGCACTCGCATCAAGGCGCAGCGCGCCGTCGAACTCGGGCTGGCCAATCACGTGGCTGCCGACCCGCTCGCGGACGCAATCGCTTGCGCCAAAAAGATTTTGGAGCTACCGCAGCAGGCGGTCGAGAGCACCAAACGGGTGCTCAACATTCACCTGGAACGGGCGGTGCTGGCCAGCCTCGACTATGCCCTCTCGGCCGAGAGCCAATCGTTTTTGACCGAGGACTTCCGGGCTAACGTCGCGAAGTTCAACGCCGGGAAGAACAACGCCGCGAAGAACTGA
- a CDS encoding thiolase family protein — MPEAVIVSALRTPIGTARKGTLRDTTAFELAHHVVSEAATDLDPARVDDVILGEGLYGGGVVARHAAITAGLSHVPGLANNRHCAAGQAAVQSAAASVRAGMDELVIAGGVNAASTSPRSRIQVDGEWVDWFPPTHPDRPDAPNLDMSITVGWNAAVKAGVSREEMDAWALRSHRNAIAAIDEGRFKEEIVAIETPHGLFSVDEHPRRDTTMEKLAGLKPLHPEIDGFSITAGNACGANDGAAALIIASDRLGAQLGLPALATVRSWASVGVDPAITGLAPVDAIPKALARGGLSIPDVDLFEINEAFAAMCVATVKILELDPDKVNVSGSGCGLGHPVAATGARMLVTLVHELRRRGGGIGVAAMCAGGGMGSATVIEVAAP, encoded by the coding sequence GTGCCTGAAGCAGTGATTGTGTCCGCTCTGCGGACCCCCATCGGCACCGCCCGCAAGGGAACGCTGCGCGACACCACCGCGTTCGAGCTCGCACACCACGTCGTCTCGGAGGCGGCCACCGACCTGGATCCGGCGCGGGTCGACGACGTGATCCTGGGTGAAGGGCTCTACGGCGGCGGCGTGGTCGCCCGGCATGCGGCCATCACCGCGGGGCTGTCTCACGTGCCCGGTCTGGCCAACAATCGGCATTGCGCGGCCGGGCAGGCGGCGGTGCAGAGCGCGGCGGCGAGCGTGCGCGCCGGAATGGACGAGCTGGTCATCGCCGGAGGTGTAAACGCGGCGTCGACCTCACCGCGGTCCCGGATCCAGGTGGACGGCGAGTGGGTCGACTGGTTTCCGCCGACGCACCCGGACCGCCCCGACGCCCCCAACCTGGACATGTCGATCACCGTGGGCTGGAACGCGGCGGTCAAGGCGGGTGTCAGCCGCGAGGAGATGGACGCCTGGGCGCTGCGGTCGCATCGCAACGCGATCGCTGCGATCGACGAAGGCCGCTTCAAGGAGGAGATCGTTGCGATCGAGACGCCGCACGGGCTGTTCTCGGTCGACGAGCACCCGCGCCGCGACACCACGATGGAGAAGCTGGCCGGGCTCAAGCCGCTGCATCCCGAGATCGACGGTTTTTCGATCACCGCCGGCAATGCGTGCGGTGCCAACGACGGCGCGGCGGCGTTGATCATCGCGAGCGACCGGCTGGGTGCCCAACTCGGTTTGCCGGCACTGGCTACCGTGCGGTCCTGGGCTTCGGTCGGCGTCGACCCCGCGATCACCGGTTTGGCGCCGGTCGACGCCATCCCGAAAGCCCTTGCCCGTGGCGGTCTTTCGATCCCTGATGTAGACCTGTTCGAAATCAACGAGGCCTTCGCTGCGATGTGCGTGGCGACCGTCAAGATACTCGAGCTCGATCCGGACAAGGTGAACGTCAGCGGCAGCGGTTGTGGCCTCGGACATCCGGTCGCGGCCACCGGGGCCCGGATGCTGGTCACGCTGGTGCACGAACTGCGTCGGCGCGGCGGCGGCATCGGTGTCGCCGCCATGTGTGCCGGCGGCGGCATGGGCTCGGCGACGGTCATCGAAGTCGCGGCTCCATAA
- the meaB gene encoding methylmalonyl Co-A mutase-associated GTPase MeaB yields MTIADLIAGARNGSQRAAGRLLSLVEGDERDEVLASIGPASARTVRVVGITGPPGAGKSTTVAALVGAYRERGRRVAVLAVDPSSPFSGGALLGDRIRMAAHINDSDVLIRSVASRGHLGGLAAAVPAAIRLLGAIGYDLVLLETVGVGQSEIEIAAVADPTIVILNPGAGDAVQAAKAGVLEVADIVAVNKADREGAEQTVRDLRAETKAPIVSLIAARGEGVADLVAVIDDHHRTDSRERRLARARAQILSLAQSQLRTRADLEALAQSVVDGREDAYSAARLLLRAGQDQD; encoded by the coding sequence ATGACGATCGCCGACCTAATTGCCGGAGCGCGCAACGGATCTCAGCGCGCTGCGGGTCGGCTGCTCAGTCTCGTCGAGGGCGACGAGCGCGACGAGGTGCTGGCCAGCATCGGACCGGCAAGTGCTCGCACCGTGCGTGTCGTCGGGATTACCGGGCCGCCCGGTGCGGGTAAGTCGACGACGGTTGCGGCCCTCGTCGGGGCCTACCGCGAGCGCGGCCGCCGGGTGGCCGTATTGGCCGTCGACCCGTCGTCGCCGTTCAGCGGCGGGGCGCTACTGGGCGACCGCATTCGAATGGCCGCGCATATCAATGACTCTGACGTGCTGATCCGCTCGGTGGCAAGTCGCGGACATCTCGGTGGTTTGGCGGCCGCGGTGCCGGCGGCCATCCGCCTGCTGGGTGCGATCGGCTACGACTTGGTGCTGCTGGAAACCGTGGGGGTGGGACAGTCGGAGATCGAGATCGCTGCCGTCGCCGACCCCACCATCGTCATCCTCAACCCCGGGGCCGGTGACGCCGTCCAGGCCGCCAAGGCGGGTGTGCTTGAAGTCGCCGACATCGTCGCGGTCAACAAGGCCGACCGCGAAGGTGCTGAACAGACCGTGCGCGACCTGCGCGCTGAGACCAAGGCGCCCATCGTCAGCCTGATCGCCGCACGGGGTGAGGGTGTCGCCGACCTCGTCGCCGTCATCGACGACCATCACCGCACCGACAGCCGTGAGCGCCGGTTGGCGCGAGCCCGCGCTCAAATCCTGTCCCTGGCCCAAAGCCAGTTGCGAACCCGGGCGGACCTCGAGGCGCTGGCTCAGTCGGTGGTCGACGGCCGGGAAGACGCGTACTCGGCGGCGCGACTGCTGTTACGCGCAGGTCAGGACCAGGATTAA
- the mbp1 gene encoding microaggregate-binding protein 1: MTERDNGIVEGIKGVIEDAIGKTKEILGILIDNEGLRKEGRAQQDKAKAQRDVAKKEAQAEAARGAEKTAEAREKAAAKS; the protein is encoded by the coding sequence ATGACTGAGCGCGACAATGGAATCGTGGAAGGCATCAAGGGCGTCATCGAGGACGCAATCGGGAAGACCAAGGAAATCCTGGGCATCCTGATCGACAACGAGGGTCTTCGCAAGGAAGGCCGCGCCCAGCAGGACAAGGCCAAGGCGCAGCGCGACGTGGCCAAGAAAGAGGCTCAGGCTGAGGCCGCCCGCGGGGCGGAGAAGACCGCCGAGGCTCGCGAAAAGGCCGCGGCCAAGAGCTAG
- a CDS encoding CaiB/BaiF CoA transferase family protein has product MTASNVGPLAGIRILEVGTMLAGPYATMLLADLGAEVTKIEPAGGEISRSVGATYFASLNRNKSSIILDLNSDAGQQRLGELVGQAHALLVNLKPSAIRRLGLTYDKLCRHNERIVCVAITGFGLYGGDDPAFDYVVQAGVGTAALTGDPDGPPTLPGYSSADNSTGMTAALGLLAKIISGTGGQVDVSLRDVMLSQLNYHASAYLNSGIEPQRRPYGAHSYYVPAQLFPTAEGYLALFITHDGFWKSFAAEAGIGGFETMAERVARRDEVLAVVTAMLATDSAAGWERRLRPLGVPAAAVRTLPEALEATPEVVVRAGDFRLVGSPIHVSGYQPDYRPPPDLAQ; this is encoded by the coding sequence TTGACTGCGAGCAACGTCGGGCCGCTGGCAGGGATACGCATCCTCGAAGTCGGCACCATGCTGGCGGGTCCGTACGCGACCATGCTGCTCGCCGATCTCGGTGCCGAGGTCACCAAGATCGAGCCCGCCGGCGGTGAGATCTCGCGCAGCGTCGGCGCCACCTACTTCGCCAGCCTCAACCGGAACAAGTCCAGCATCATCTTGGACCTGAATTCCGATGCGGGACAGCAACGGTTGGGCGAGCTGGTGGGCCAGGCGCATGCGCTGCTGGTGAACCTGAAGCCGTCGGCCATTCGGCGCCTCGGACTCACCTATGACAAGCTGTGCCGGCACAACGAGCGGATCGTCTGCGTCGCGATCACCGGGTTTGGGCTGTACGGCGGCGACGACCCGGCCTTCGACTACGTGGTGCAGGCCGGTGTCGGCACAGCCGCGCTGACCGGTGACCCGGACGGGCCGCCGACGCTGCCCGGCTACTCCTCGGCCGACAACTCCACCGGAATGACTGCGGCACTGGGACTTTTGGCCAAGATCATCTCCGGAACCGGCGGACAGGTCGATGTGTCGCTGCGCGACGTGATGCTGTCGCAACTGAACTATCACGCGTCGGCCTACCTCAACAGCGGCATCGAGCCCCAGCGCCGACCGTACGGGGCCCACTCGTATTACGTTCCAGCCCAGCTCTTTCCGACCGCCGAGGGGTATCTGGCGCTGTTCATCACCCACGACGGCTTCTGGAAGTCGTTTGCCGCCGAAGCGGGCATCGGGGGCTTCGAAACGATGGCCGAGCGAGTCGCGCGCCGCGACGAAGTCCTGGCGGTGGTTACAGCGATGCTGGCAACCGACAGCGCCGCCGGGTGGGAACGACGACTGCGCCCGTTGGGTGTTCCGGCAGCGGCCGTCAGGACCCTGCCCGAAGCGCTCGAGGCGACACCGGAAGTGGTTGTGAGGGCAGGGGATTTCCGCCTCGTCGGCAGCCCGATCCACGTTTCCGGATACCAGCCCGACTATCGGCCGCCGCCGGACCTGGCGCAGTGA
- a CDS encoding class I adenylate-forming enzyme family protein, which translates to MTEPAALVFEERQFSLPELDTMANSLAAALGKNGVTAGQRVAVMSSNRPEFVAVLLGIWRLGATAVLISPAWKHDEVDHALSLTDPSHAVGDHPVLAGLMPMLHLDDPVAPADPTPMSALPRADAVLVFSSGTTGLPKAVRHTHAALAEAVRHWRHALQLSRQDRIQVATPPSHILGLLNIVTALRTGAWLRLHRRFDIDAMLHHIETDRITIEMAVAPIALAIASHPTLESYDLSSLRFIMWGATPVSTTVAETVTRRTGVGWVPAYGTTELPVIACNPTDGARLDTVGHPVPGVQLRVVSLETGQPVGLGEVGEIQARSSSLMAGYLPAAATGEAVRDGWYRTGDVGWLDADRWLRITDRLKEMIKVRGFQVAPAEIETVLHGHPAVKDCAVFGIPDGANGEAVVAAVATRAPGDMEAVAADLTARVDKKLASYKHLSRVVFVPDIPRLPSGKVLRRVLKERYGCTSDS; encoded by the coding sequence GTGACCGAGCCGGCCGCGCTCGTGTTTGAGGAACGGCAGTTCAGCTTGCCTGAGCTCGACACAATGGCCAACAGTCTGGCCGCGGCCCTGGGCAAAAACGGGGTCACCGCGGGCCAGCGGGTGGCCGTCATGTCCTCGAACCGGCCGGAATTCGTCGCAGTCCTGCTGGGGATTTGGCGGCTGGGTGCCACGGCGGTGCTGATCAGTCCCGCATGGAAGCACGACGAGGTCGATCACGCGCTGTCGCTGACCGACCCCAGCCACGCGGTCGGGGACCATCCGGTGCTGGCCGGGCTGATGCCGATGCTGCACCTTGATGATCCGGTCGCACCCGCGGACCCGACGCCGATGTCCGCCCTGCCGCGCGCCGATGCGGTACTGGTGTTCAGTTCGGGCACCACCGGTCTGCCGAAGGCGGTCCGGCACACCCACGCCGCACTGGCCGAGGCCGTGCGGCACTGGCGCCACGCGCTGCAACTCAGCCGCCAGGACCGCATCCAGGTTGCCACGCCGCCGTCGCACATCCTCGGTCTGCTCAACATCGTGACCGCGCTGCGCACCGGCGCCTGGTTGCGCCTGCACCGCCGGTTCGATATCGACGCGATGCTGCATCACATCGAAACAGACCGCATCACAATCGAAATGGCGGTCGCGCCGATCGCCCTGGCCATTGCTTCGCACCCGACACTCGAGTCGTACGACCTGTCGTCACTGCGCTTCATCATGTGGGGCGCGACGCCGGTCAGCACGACCGTCGCCGAGACCGTGACACGGCGCACCGGCGTCGGATGGGTCCCGGCTTATGGCACCACGGAACTGCCGGTCATTGCCTGCAATCCGACCGACGGTGCCCGGCTCGACACCGTCGGACACCCGGTGCCCGGGGTACAGCTGCGAGTCGTATCGCTCGAGACCGGCCAGCCGGTCGGCCTGGGCGAGGTCGGCGAGATCCAGGCGCGGTCCAGCTCACTGATGGCCGGCTACCTGCCCGCCGCGGCGACCGGCGAGGCGGTGCGCGACGGCTGGTATCGCACCGGGGATGTCGGCTGGCTCGACGCCGATCGTTGGCTGCGGATCACCGACCGTCTCAAGGAGATGATCAAGGTGCGTGGCTTCCAGGTCGCGCCGGCCGAAATCGAGACGGTGTTGCATGGGCATCCCGCCGTCAAAGACTGTGCGGTGTTTGGCATTCCGGACGGAGCCAACGGGGAAGCCGTCGTCGCCGCGGTGGCCACCCGGGCTCCCGGTGATATGGAGGCGGTCGCCGCCGACCTCACCGCCCGGGTGGATAAGAAGCTGGCGTCCTACAAACATCTGAGCCGGGTCGTGTTCGTTCCCGATATTCCTCGCCTGCCCTCGGGCAAGGTGCTGCGCCGAGTGCTGAAGGAGCGCTATGGATGTACGTCTGACAGCTGA
- a CDS encoding acyl-CoA dehydrogenase family protein has translation MDVRLTAEQQQLRDAAAKLADDLGPATVADLVDDSRITRLDKQIAASGWRSLRSDGASGVEVAIVAEEFGRRLVDTPFLGPVLADDLAHRIGADAGEATVAVADRAIDARGARRVLSLSGTTVLAAAPGAARTGADLTRADAELGGSPETLGELTDDDAARWYALALVTTTADLVGIARGAHAVACDYAKIREQYGKLIGSYQAIAHLLAESLALIEGSVSVLRHAAWGVDELKPAEAIRAAQIAKVYCARATRTVCETGVQVHGGIGNTWECIAHVYLRRALTSTELWPVTLKEIDLGLS, from the coding sequence ATGGATGTACGTCTGACAGCTGAACAGCAACAGTTGCGTGATGCCGCCGCAAAGCTGGCCGACGATCTCGGGCCGGCCACGGTTGCTGATCTAGTCGACGACAGCCGAATCACCAGGCTGGACAAGCAGATTGCGGCGAGCGGCTGGAGGTCGCTGCGCTCCGACGGGGCGTCTGGCGTCGAGGTCGCGATCGTCGCTGAGGAATTCGGCCGCCGGTTGGTCGACACCCCGTTTCTCGGCCCGGTGCTGGCCGACGACCTGGCCCACCGCATCGGGGCCGATGCCGGCGAAGCGACGGTGGCGGTGGCCGATCGCGCGATCGACGCGCGCGGCGCCCGGCGCGTTCTATCGCTGTCCGGCACCACGGTGCTTGCCGCAGCCCCCGGCGCCGCGCGCACCGGCGCCGACTTGACCAGAGCCGACGCCGAATTGGGCGGATCTCCCGAGACGCTCGGCGAGCTGACCGACGACGACGCGGCTCGGTGGTACGCGCTCGCGCTGGTCACCACAACGGCAGACCTGGTCGGAATCGCCCGAGGCGCACACGCTGTCGCGTGTGACTACGCCAAGATTCGTGAACAGTACGGCAAACTGATCGGCTCGTATCAAGCGATCGCTCACCTGCTGGCGGAAAGCCTTGCCCTGATTGAGGGTTCGGTCAGTGTGCTGCGGCATGCCGCGTGGGGCGTCGACGAACTCAAGCCGGCGGAAGCCATCCGGGCCGCGCAGATCGCGAAGGTCTACTGCGCGCGTGCCACCCGCACCGTGTGCGAGACCGGGGTTCAGGTACACGGCGGCATCGGCAATACCTGGGAGTGCATCGCGCACGTCTACCTGCGCCGCGCCCTGACATCGACGGAGCTGTGGCCCGTCACGTTGAAGGAGATCGATCTTGGACTTTCGTGA
- a CDS encoding amidohydrolase family protein yields MDADDLILVSIDDHVVEPPDMFLRHVPAKYKPEAPVVVVDDKGVDQWMYQGRPQGVSGLNAVVSWPAEEWGRDPAGFAEMRPGVYDVHERVRDMNRNGILASMCFPTFTGFSARHLNMHREEATLVMVAAYNDWHIDEWAGSYPDRFIPIAILPTWNPEAMCAEIRRVAAKGCRAVTMPELPHLEGLPSYHDEDYWGPVYRTLSEENVVMCLHIGTGFGAISMAPNAPIDNMIILATQVSAMCAQDLLWGPAMRNYPDLKFAFSEGGIGWIPFYLDRSDRHYTNQKWLRRDFGSQLPSDVFREHSLACYVTDKTSLKLRHEIGIDIIAWECDYPHSDCFWPDAPEQVLAELNAAGADDTDINKITWGNACRFFSWDPFARTPRDQATVKALRAKATDVDVSIRPRAEWARLYQERQAAGANA; encoded by the coding sequence ATGGATGCCGACGACCTGATCCTGGTGAGCATCGACGACCACGTGGTCGAACCGCCGGACATGTTTCTCCGTCACGTGCCCGCCAAATACAAGCCCGAGGCCCCGGTCGTCGTGGTCGACGACAAGGGCGTCGACCAGTGGATGTACCAGGGCAGGCCGCAGGGCGTCAGCGGGCTGAACGCCGTAGTGTCGTGGCCGGCTGAGGAATGGGGCCGCGATCCGGCCGGTTTCGCGGAGATGCGCCCCGGTGTCTACGACGTCCACGAACGCGTTCGGGACATGAACCGCAACGGCATCCTCGCGTCGATGTGCTTCCCGACGTTCACCGGCTTCTCCGCACGGCACCTCAACATGCACCGCGAGGAGGCGACGCTGGTAATGGTGGCGGCCTACAACGACTGGCACATCGACGAATGGGCCGGCTCCTACCCGGACCGGTTCATCCCGATCGCCATCCTGCCGACGTGGAACCCGGAGGCGATGTGCGCCGAGATCCGCCGGGTGGCTGCCAAGGGCTGCCGGGCGGTGACGATGCCCGAATTGCCGCACCTGGAAGGGCTTCCGAGCTACCACGACGAGGACTACTGGGGCCCGGTGTATCGGACGCTGTCCGAAGAGAACGTGGTGATGTGTCTGCACATCGGCACCGGATTCGGGGCGATCAGCATGGCCCCCAACGCGCCGATCGACAACATGATCATCCTGGCCACGCAGGTGTCGGCGATGTGCGCGCAGGATCTGCTGTGGGGCCCCGCGATGCGCAACTATCCCGACCTGAAGTTCGCCTTCTCCGAGGGCGGCATCGGCTGGATTCCGTTCTATCTCGATCGCAGCGACCGTCACTACACCAACCAGAAGTGGCTGCGCCGCGACTTCGGCTCTCAACTGCCCAGCGACGTGTTCCGCGAGCACTCACTGGCCTGCTACGTCACCGACAAGACTTCGCTCAAGCTGCGCCACGAGATCGGCATCGACATCATCGCCTGGGAATGCGACTACCCGCACTCGGACTGCTTCTGGCCCGACGCGCCCGAGCAGGTGCTGGCCGAGCTGAACGCCGCCGGCGCCGACGACACCGACATCAACAAGATCACCTGGGGCAATGCCTGCCGGTTCTTCAGCTGGGACCCCTTCGCCCGCACCCCCCGCGACCAGGCGACCGTTAAAGCCCTACGCGCCAAGGCGACGGACGTCGACGTGTCCATCCGGCCGCGGGCCGAGTGGGCGCGGCTCTATCAGGAGAGGCAGGCCGCCGGGGCCAACGCCTGA